In Humulus lupulus chromosome 7, drHumLupu1.1, whole genome shotgun sequence, the following are encoded in one genomic region:
- the LOC133791449 gene encoding uncharacterized protein LOC133791449: protein MTQPVGKRILKIIEKQKEVAKHCLVTRSDKFQFQVQCSNGSALVVDLEFRTCTCRRFQLSGLPCGHALAIIWFMGDMWPQTGLNPIDPPPETKLPGRPKKARRRETDEPPPALKKA from the exons ATGACTCAACCTGTGGGGAAGAGAATTTTGAAGATAATTGAGAAGCAAAAAGAGGTTGCAAAGCATTGTCTGGTTACTAGGTCTGACAAGTTTCAGTTTCAGGTTCAATGCAGCAATGGTAGTGCCTTGGTTGTCGATTTGGAATTCAGAACTTGTACATGTAGGAGGTTTCAACTATCTGGGCTTCCTTGTGGCCATGCACTAGCTATTATCTGGTTCATGGGAG ATATGTGGCCTCAGACAGGACTCAACCCAATTGATCCACCACCTGAGACGAAGCTGCCTGGAAGACCTAAGAAAGCTAGGAGAAGGGAGACAGATGAACCTCCACCTGCTTTAAAGAAAGCTTGA
- the LOC133790851 gene encoding receptor-like cytosolic serine/threonine-protein kinase RBK2 isoform X3 gives MEKKYSGKTASNILKDEVGKDDIKKQASLYPSNSAEDLRSLDMEKGKQDATSPRGVLDACDSRTNKFFGENSKLKFSISRGVFYWNKLFKLWNRKSIKRLASFPPVNVPKTPKRKSRSARENPLFCTLYDFKTSLVNFTISELQAATNNFSAENMIGRGGYAEVYKGCLKNGQLIAVKRLTKGTADEKTSGFLSELGIIAHVNHPNTAKLVGSCVEEGMHLIFQLSPLGSLGSYLHGSNDNILGWKERYKIALGTADGLLYLHESCLKRIIHRDIKADNILLTEDFEPQICDFGLAKWLPKQCSHHSVSKFEGTFGYFAPEYFMHGIVDEKTDVYSFGVLLLELITGRPALDNLQKSLVIWAKKFLDDANTKELVDPSLGDNYVPEEMDRMILTASLCIEQSPILRPRMRQVIVLLRGDEYDSQSEKECKKGTLQRTYSEELLDAQEYNSTKYLSDMNKHQQVAFGS, from the exons AT ggaGAAAAAGTACTCTGGAAAAACAGCATCAAACATTCTTAAAGATGAGGTTGGTAAGGATGACATTAAGAAACAAGCTTCCCTGTATCCTTCTAATTCTGCTGAAG ATTTGAGGAGTTTAGATATGGAAAAAGGGAAACAAGATGCAACATCTCCAAGAGGAGTTTTAGATGCTTGTGACTCCAGAACTAACAAATTTTTTGGTGAAAACAGTAAACTGAAGTTTTCAATATCGAGGGGAGTTTTCTATTGGAATAAGCTATTCAAATTATGGAATAGAAAGTCTATTAAGCGCTTAGCCTCCTTTCCTCCTGTTAATGTACCAAAAACACCAAAAAGAAAGAGCAGAAGTGCAAGAGAAAATCCATTATTTTGTACCTTATATGACTTCAAGACTTCATTGGTCAACTTCACCATTTCTGAACTACAAGCTGCAACCAACAACTTTAGTGCTG AAAACATGATCGGAAGGGGTGGCTATGCCGAAGTTTACAAGGGTTGCCTGAAAAATGGACAACTAATAGCAGTAAAACGGCTGACTAAAGGAACAGCAGATGAGAAAACATCAGGTTTTCTATCCGAACTTGGCATCATAGCTCATGTAAACCATCCCAACACTGCTAAGTTGGTTGGTAGTTGTGTTGAAGAAGGAATGCACCTTATTTTTCAATTATCACCACTTGGGAGTTTGGGGTCCTACCTCCATG GTTCAAATGATAACATACTTGGTTGGAAAGAAAGGTATAAAATTGCTTTGGGAACAGCAGATGGTCTTCTGTATCTTCATGAGAGTTGTCTGAAAAGAATTATACACAGAGACATCAAGGCTGATAATATTCTGCTCACTGAGGATTTTGAACCTCAG ATTTGTGATTTTGGGCTGGCAAAATGGCTACCTAAACAATGCTCTCACCACAGTGTCTCTAAATTTGAAGGGACATTCGG CTACTTTGCTCCTGAATATTTCATGCATGGAATAGTAGATGAGAAAACTGATGTTTATTCTTTTGGGGTTCTGCTCTTGGAGCTCATAACTGGCCGTCCAGCATTGGATAATCTGCAAAAGAGCCTTGTTATTTGG GCAAAGAAATTTCTTGATGATGCAAATACTAAGGAGCTTGTTGATCCTTCTCTTGGTGACAACTATGTCCCAGAAGAGATGGATAGGATGATTTTGACTGCCTCATTGTGCATCGAGCAGTCTCCCATCTTACGACCTCGAATGCGCCAG GTTATAGTACTGCTCAGAGGTGATGAGTATGATTCTCAATCAGAAAAAGAGTGTAAAAAAGGAACCCTCCAAAGAACATACTCAGAAGAGCTCTTGGATGCACAAGAATACAACTCAACAAAGTATCTAAGTGATATGAACAAACACCAACAGGTTGCTTTCGGCTCTTGA
- the LOC133790851 gene encoding receptor-like cytosolic serine/threonine-protein kinase RBK2 isoform X4 — protein sequence MEKGKQDATSPRGVLDACDSRTNKFFGENSKLKFSISRGVFYWNKLFKLWNRKSIKRLASFPPVNVPKTPKRKSRSARENPLFCTLYDFKTSLVNFTISELQAATNNFSAENMIGRGGYAEVYKGCLKNGQLIAVKRLTKGTADEKTSGFLSELGIIAHVNHPNTAKLVGSCVEEGMHLIFQLSPLGSLGSYLHGSNDNILGWKERYKIALGTADGLLYLHESCLKRIIHRDIKADNILLTEDFEPQICDFGLAKWLPKQCSHHSVSKFEGTFGYFAPEYFMHGIVDEKTDVYSFGVLLLELITGRPALDNLQKSLVIWAKKFLDDANTKELVDPSLGDNYVPEEMDRMILTASLCIEQSPILRPRMRQVIVLLRGDEYDSQSEKECKKGTLQRTYSEELLDAQEYNSTKYLSDMNKHQQVAFGS from the exons ATGGAAAAAGGGAAACAAGATGCAACATCTCCAAGAGGAGTTTTAGATGCTTGTGACTCCAGAACTAACAAATTTTTTGGTGAAAACAGTAAACTGAAGTTTTCAATATCGAGGGGAGTTTTCTATTGGAATAAGCTATTCAAATTATGGAATAGAAAGTCTATTAAGCGCTTAGCCTCCTTTCCTCCTGTTAATGTACCAAAAACACCAAAAAGAAAGAGCAGAAGTGCAAGAGAAAATCCATTATTTTGTACCTTATATGACTTCAAGACTTCATTGGTCAACTTCACCATTTCTGAACTACAAGCTGCAACCAACAACTTTAGTGCTG AAAACATGATCGGAAGGGGTGGCTATGCCGAAGTTTACAAGGGTTGCCTGAAAAATGGACAACTAATAGCAGTAAAACGGCTGACTAAAGGAACAGCAGATGAGAAAACATCAGGTTTTCTATCCGAACTTGGCATCATAGCTCATGTAAACCATCCCAACACTGCTAAGTTGGTTGGTAGTTGTGTTGAAGAAGGAATGCACCTTATTTTTCAATTATCACCACTTGGGAGTTTGGGGTCCTACCTCCATG GTTCAAATGATAACATACTTGGTTGGAAAGAAAGGTATAAAATTGCTTTGGGAACAGCAGATGGTCTTCTGTATCTTCATGAGAGTTGTCTGAAAAGAATTATACACAGAGACATCAAGGCTGATAATATTCTGCTCACTGAGGATTTTGAACCTCAG ATTTGTGATTTTGGGCTGGCAAAATGGCTACCTAAACAATGCTCTCACCACAGTGTCTCTAAATTTGAAGGGACATTCGG CTACTTTGCTCCTGAATATTTCATGCATGGAATAGTAGATGAGAAAACTGATGTTTATTCTTTTGGGGTTCTGCTCTTGGAGCTCATAACTGGCCGTCCAGCATTGGATAATCTGCAAAAGAGCCTTGTTATTTGG GCAAAGAAATTTCTTGATGATGCAAATACTAAGGAGCTTGTTGATCCTTCTCTTGGTGACAACTATGTCCCAGAAGAGATGGATAGGATGATTTTGACTGCCTCATTGTGCATCGAGCAGTCTCCCATCTTACGACCTCGAATGCGCCAG GTTATAGTACTGCTCAGAGGTGATGAGTATGATTCTCAATCAGAAAAAGAGTGTAAAAAAGGAACCCTCCAAAGAACATACTCAGAAGAGCTCTTGGATGCACAAGAATACAACTCAACAAAGTATCTAAGTGATATGAACAAACACCAACAGGTTGCTTTCGGCTCTTGA
- the LOC133790851 gene encoding receptor-like cytosolic serine/threonine-protein kinase RBK2 isoform X1, which produces MAHGGEQKASTPWEKKYSGKTASNILKDEVGKDDIKKQASLYPSNSAEDLRSLDMEKGKQDATSPRGVLDACDSRTNKFFGENSKLKFSISRGVFYWNKLFKLWNRKSIKRLASFPPVNVPKTPKRKSRSARENPLFCTLYDFKTSLVNFTISELQAATNNFSAENMIGRGGYAEVYKGCLKNGQLIAVKRLTKGTADEKTSGFLSELGIIAHVNHPNTAKLVGSCVEEGMHLIFQLSPLGSLGSYLHGSNDNILGWKERYKIALGTADGLLYLHESCLKRIIHRDIKADNILLTEDFEPQICDFGLAKWLPKQCSHHSVSKFEGTFGYFAPEYFMHGIVDEKTDVYSFGVLLLELITGRPALDNLQKSLVIWAKKFLDDANTKELVDPSLGDNYVPEEMDRMILTASLCIEQSPILRPRMRQVIVLLRGDEYDSQSEKECKKGTLQRTYSEELLDAQEYNSTKYLSDMNKHQQVAFGS; this is translated from the exons ATGGCGCATGGTGGAGAGCAGAAAGCTTCTACTCCATG ggaGAAAAAGTACTCTGGAAAAACAGCATCAAACATTCTTAAAGATGAGGTTGGTAAGGATGACATTAAGAAACAAGCTTCCCTGTATCCTTCTAATTCTGCTGAAG ATTTGAGGAGTTTAGATATGGAAAAAGGGAAACAAGATGCAACATCTCCAAGAGGAGTTTTAGATGCTTGTGACTCCAGAACTAACAAATTTTTTGGTGAAAACAGTAAACTGAAGTTTTCAATATCGAGGGGAGTTTTCTATTGGAATAAGCTATTCAAATTATGGAATAGAAAGTCTATTAAGCGCTTAGCCTCCTTTCCTCCTGTTAATGTACCAAAAACACCAAAAAGAAAGAGCAGAAGTGCAAGAGAAAATCCATTATTTTGTACCTTATATGACTTCAAGACTTCATTGGTCAACTTCACCATTTCTGAACTACAAGCTGCAACCAACAACTTTAGTGCTG AAAACATGATCGGAAGGGGTGGCTATGCCGAAGTTTACAAGGGTTGCCTGAAAAATGGACAACTAATAGCAGTAAAACGGCTGACTAAAGGAACAGCAGATGAGAAAACATCAGGTTTTCTATCCGAACTTGGCATCATAGCTCATGTAAACCATCCCAACACTGCTAAGTTGGTTGGTAGTTGTGTTGAAGAAGGAATGCACCTTATTTTTCAATTATCACCACTTGGGAGTTTGGGGTCCTACCTCCATG GTTCAAATGATAACATACTTGGTTGGAAAGAAAGGTATAAAATTGCTTTGGGAACAGCAGATGGTCTTCTGTATCTTCATGAGAGTTGTCTGAAAAGAATTATACACAGAGACATCAAGGCTGATAATATTCTGCTCACTGAGGATTTTGAACCTCAG ATTTGTGATTTTGGGCTGGCAAAATGGCTACCTAAACAATGCTCTCACCACAGTGTCTCTAAATTTGAAGGGACATTCGG CTACTTTGCTCCTGAATATTTCATGCATGGAATAGTAGATGAGAAAACTGATGTTTATTCTTTTGGGGTTCTGCTCTTGGAGCTCATAACTGGCCGTCCAGCATTGGATAATCTGCAAAAGAGCCTTGTTATTTGG GCAAAGAAATTTCTTGATGATGCAAATACTAAGGAGCTTGTTGATCCTTCTCTTGGTGACAACTATGTCCCAGAAGAGATGGATAGGATGATTTTGACTGCCTCATTGTGCATCGAGCAGTCTCCCATCTTACGACCTCGAATGCGCCAG GTTATAGTACTGCTCAGAGGTGATGAGTATGATTCTCAATCAGAAAAAGAGTGTAAAAAAGGAACCCTCCAAAGAACATACTCAGAAGAGCTCTTGGATGCACAAGAATACAACTCAACAAAGTATCTAAGTGATATGAACAAACACCAACAGGTTGCTTTCGGCTCTTGA
- the LOC133791448 gene encoding uncharacterized protein LOC133791448 — MQNFQFVLGMEFATVTILRNAIREYFIEGDQEYVFIANDSNRVRVKCKGANCEWMLFASIVNKIDGKTMRVKTLVDKHSYGIVLDNKKLTSTWLAKHFLEQFRLNPSMEYNAFREITAKTKYSRVSSWKFYRAKTKARKMLDGFVKEQYAILDDYCKRLLATNPGSTVKLKTDLVNGRRQFQRIYICLKACRDGWLGGCRPLIGHDGCFLKGYCRGILLAAVGIDGNNSMFPIAYCVAKKENTEVWTWFLELLKADIGSLSPTKVTMMSDRQKGLENAVGAIFSGCEVRYCVRHLHANFKKEYPGLLLKQLLWAAANTTTQAEFARAMQEVKDVSDGAYNWLAGKNPTEWTKSHISEYPKCDILVNNLCESFNAAILDARDKPIITLL, encoded by the coding sequence ATGCAAAACTTCCAATTTGTTCTTGGCATGGAATTTGCCACTGTTACAATTTTAAGGAATGCAATAAGGGAGTACTTTATTGAAGGTGATCAAGAATATGTATTTATTGCCAATGATTCAAATAGAGTTAGAGTTAAGTGCAAGGGTGCAAACTGTGAGTGGATGTTGTTTGCTTCAATAGTTAACAAGATAGATGGCAAAACAATGAGGGTCAAAACACTTGTTGACAAGCATAGTTATGGCATTGTTTTGGACAATAAAAAGCTCACCTCAACTTGGCTTGCAAAGCACTTTTTGGAGCAATTTAGGCTAAATCCGAGTATGGAATACAATGCATTTAGGGAGATAACTGCAAAGACCAAGTACTCACGTGTGTCTAGCTGGAAATTTTACAGGGCCAAGACAAAAGCAAGGAAGATGTTGGATGGGTTTGTCAAGGAACAATACGCCATTCTTGATGACTACTGTAAAAGGTTGTTGGCCACCAATCCTGGCTCTACTGTGAAGTTGAAAACTGATTTGGTTAATGGGAGAAGGCAATTTCAGCGTATTTATATTTGTCTTAAGGCATGTAGAGATGGCTGGTTGGGGGGTTGTAGACCTCTAATTGGTCATGATGGTTGCTTTTTAAAAGGATATTGTAGGGGCATTTTATTGGCTGCAGTAGGCATTGACGGTAATAACTCCATGTTTCCCATTGCCTATTGTGTTGCTAAAAAGGAAAACACTGAGGTTTGGACTTGGTTCTTGGAGCTCTTGAAGGCTGATATTGGGAGTTTGAGTCCCACCAAGGTGACAATGATGAGTGATCGTCAAAAAGGATTAGAAAATGCAGTGGGAGCCATCTTTAGTGGGTGTGAGGTGAGGTATTGTGTCAGACATCTTCATGCTAATTTTAAAAAGGAATATCCTGGACTTTTACTTAAGCAACTTTTGTGGGCAGCAGCTAATACTACAACACAAGCTGAGTTTGCTCGAGCAATGCAAGAAGTCAAGGATGTCTCGGATGGTGCTTACAATTGGCTGGCAGGGAAGAACCCCACAGAATGGACTAAGTCACATATTTCAGAGTACCCAAAATGTGACATTTTGGTGAATAATTTGTGTGAGAGTTTCAATGCAGCCATACTTGATGCTCGCGACAAGCCAATTATAACTTTACTATAG
- the LOC133790851 gene encoding receptor-like cytosolic serine/threonine-protein kinase RBK2 isoform X2 yields MEAQWEKKYSGKTASNILKDEVGKDDIKKQASLYPSNSAEDLRSLDMEKGKQDATSPRGVLDACDSRTNKFFGENSKLKFSISRGVFYWNKLFKLWNRKSIKRLASFPPVNVPKTPKRKSRSARENPLFCTLYDFKTSLVNFTISELQAATNNFSAENMIGRGGYAEVYKGCLKNGQLIAVKRLTKGTADEKTSGFLSELGIIAHVNHPNTAKLVGSCVEEGMHLIFQLSPLGSLGSYLHGSNDNILGWKERYKIALGTADGLLYLHESCLKRIIHRDIKADNILLTEDFEPQICDFGLAKWLPKQCSHHSVSKFEGTFGYFAPEYFMHGIVDEKTDVYSFGVLLLELITGRPALDNLQKSLVIWAKKFLDDANTKELVDPSLGDNYVPEEMDRMILTASLCIEQSPILRPRMRQVIVLLRGDEYDSQSEKECKKGTLQRTYSEELLDAQEYNSTKYLSDMNKHQQVAFGS; encoded by the exons ATGGAAGCGCAATG ggaGAAAAAGTACTCTGGAAAAACAGCATCAAACATTCTTAAAGATGAGGTTGGTAAGGATGACATTAAGAAACAAGCTTCCCTGTATCCTTCTAATTCTGCTGAAG ATTTGAGGAGTTTAGATATGGAAAAAGGGAAACAAGATGCAACATCTCCAAGAGGAGTTTTAGATGCTTGTGACTCCAGAACTAACAAATTTTTTGGTGAAAACAGTAAACTGAAGTTTTCAATATCGAGGGGAGTTTTCTATTGGAATAAGCTATTCAAATTATGGAATAGAAAGTCTATTAAGCGCTTAGCCTCCTTTCCTCCTGTTAATGTACCAAAAACACCAAAAAGAAAGAGCAGAAGTGCAAGAGAAAATCCATTATTTTGTACCTTATATGACTTCAAGACTTCATTGGTCAACTTCACCATTTCTGAACTACAAGCTGCAACCAACAACTTTAGTGCTG AAAACATGATCGGAAGGGGTGGCTATGCCGAAGTTTACAAGGGTTGCCTGAAAAATGGACAACTAATAGCAGTAAAACGGCTGACTAAAGGAACAGCAGATGAGAAAACATCAGGTTTTCTATCCGAACTTGGCATCATAGCTCATGTAAACCATCCCAACACTGCTAAGTTGGTTGGTAGTTGTGTTGAAGAAGGAATGCACCTTATTTTTCAATTATCACCACTTGGGAGTTTGGGGTCCTACCTCCATG GTTCAAATGATAACATACTTGGTTGGAAAGAAAGGTATAAAATTGCTTTGGGAACAGCAGATGGTCTTCTGTATCTTCATGAGAGTTGTCTGAAAAGAATTATACACAGAGACATCAAGGCTGATAATATTCTGCTCACTGAGGATTTTGAACCTCAG ATTTGTGATTTTGGGCTGGCAAAATGGCTACCTAAACAATGCTCTCACCACAGTGTCTCTAAATTTGAAGGGACATTCGG CTACTTTGCTCCTGAATATTTCATGCATGGAATAGTAGATGAGAAAACTGATGTTTATTCTTTTGGGGTTCTGCTCTTGGAGCTCATAACTGGCCGTCCAGCATTGGATAATCTGCAAAAGAGCCTTGTTATTTGG GCAAAGAAATTTCTTGATGATGCAAATACTAAGGAGCTTGTTGATCCTTCTCTTGGTGACAACTATGTCCCAGAAGAGATGGATAGGATGATTTTGACTGCCTCATTGTGCATCGAGCAGTCTCCCATCTTACGACCTCGAATGCGCCAG GTTATAGTACTGCTCAGAGGTGATGAGTATGATTCTCAATCAGAAAAAGAGTGTAAAAAAGGAACCCTCCAAAGAACATACTCAGAAGAGCTCTTGGATGCACAAGAATACAACTCAACAAAGTATCTAAGTGATATGAACAAACACCAACAGGTTGCTTTCGGCTCTTGA